The following proteins are encoded in a genomic region of Candidatus Bathyarchaeota archaeon:
- the endA gene encoding tRNA-intron lyase, with translation MKKNEQQAKDSRNSEIKKIKGLLSKKGVTVSASGNFENLTSRGYGTLENKKLALSFYEALFLQSKGMVEVVKGKSRKALDFQELLHQFELVDENAWLKYLIYRDLRSRGYVVRDGFGLGIDFRVYERGEYGKATATYLILGIQEGKPISVKELAHVLKHVQSLKKKLVLGVVNRRGEVVYYTLSKLTMKKM, from the coding sequence TTGAAGAAAAATGAACAACAAGCCAAGGACTCTCGAAATTCTGAGATTAAAAAGATTAAAGGCTTGCTTTCAAAAAAAGGCGTTACAGTTTCAGCTAGTGGCAATTTTGAAAACCTGACTTCTCGCGGCTATGGAACATTAGAAAACAAAAAATTGGCTCTAAGTTTCTACGAAGCTCTATTTCTGCAAAGCAAGGGAATGGTTGAAGTGGTCAAGGGAAAATCACGGAAGGCTTTAGATTTTCAAGAACTTCTGCATCAGTTCGAGCTTGTGGACGAAAATGCTTGGCTGAAGTATTTGATCTATCGGGATTTGAGAAGCCGTGGTTACGTGGTGAGAGATGGATTTGGCTTAGGAATCGATTTTCGAGTTTATGAAAGGGGAGAGTATGGGAAAGCAACAGCTACTTATCTTATTCTCGGGATTCAAGAAGGTAAGCCTATTTCGGTTAAAGAGTTGGCTCATGTGTTGAAGCATGTTCAAAGCTTGAAAAAGAAGTTAGTGTTGGGAGTCGTAAATCGTCGCGGAGAAGTTGTTTATTATACTCTTTCAAAGCTAACAATGAAAAAGATGTAG
- a CDS encoding ribonuclease HI family protein: MQSKESTQLRIYSDGASRGNPGPAAIAVKIVDKSGVVMKKVSKFLGRRTNNETEYEALIIALELARDFTDGYVHCFLDSELVVKQLNGEYQVRNPRLESLWLKVHELQQHFHRVSFSYVSRTNKDIEEVDKLANRVLDKVRR, translated from the coding sequence TTGCAGTCTAAAGAATCAACTCAACTGCGAATATACTCTGACGGGGCTTCAAGAGGGAACCCGGGACCTGCAGCTATAGCTGTTAAGATAGTGGATAAAAGCGGAGTTGTGATGAAGAAGGTTTCTAAGTTTTTGGGAAGAAGAACTAATAACGAGACTGAATATGAGGCATTGATAATCGCCCTAGAACTGGCGCGTGACTTTACAGATGGCTATGTGCACTGTTTTCTAGACAGCGAATTGGTGGTAAAACAGCTTAATGGAGAATATCAGGTTAGAAATCCTCGACTGGAGAGTCTTTGGCTGAAAGTTCATGAACTCCAGCAACATTTTCACAGGGTATCCTTCAGTTATGTTTCAAGAACAAACAAAGACATAGAAGAAGTGGATAAGCTGGCAAACCGGGTATTGGATAAAGTTCGTCGTTAA
- the hisS gene encoding histidine--tRNA ligase encodes MPKFQTVRGMRDFLPSDAEKLRHVEAVTKEVARLYGFEEIITPLVEYYDLLAAKSGEEIKARLYAFNDLAGRKVALRPEFTASIARLMATTLRNEPKPLRLFSTGTLYRYDEPQFGRYREFWQSNFEIIGSSKPEADIEVLALTNHLMQKLGLRNYRFKIGHVGILRGVLFEEGVKDEEQNIVMQLLDTKRWDEALGTARGFGVSEKGIMALKEIFEAKGKDGSRVLTQVKKKLKEYASSVAAVENLQQIIGLCKEGGIKFDMSIEARFARGLEYYTGMIFEPLVPEMEISLGGGGRYDKLVEMFGGESTPAVGVAHGLDRIALAIDKQNVAPESSKKIVAVIPIGEKTVPKAMELALRLRKKGVAAELEVMRRSISRALQDADRRKVAHAVILGPKELKERKVMLRDMKNRQQHLVDIEDVFKLL; translated from the coding sequence TTGCCTAAATTTCAAACTGTTAGGGGAATGCGGGACTTTCTGCCGTCAGACGCAGAAAAACTGAGACATGTTGAGGCTGTTACAAAAGAAGTTGCACGGCTGTATGGCTTCGAGGAAATAATCACGCCTCTTGTAGAGTATTATGACTTATTGGCGGCAAAGTCTGGAGAAGAAATTAAAGCACGGTTGTATGCCTTCAACGATTTGGCTGGACGAAAAGTAGCCTTGAGACCTGAATTCACCGCTTCTATTGCCAGATTGATGGCGACCACTCTACGAAACGAGCCTAAACCCTTGAGGTTATTTTCAACGGGCACATTGTATCGGTATGACGAGCCGCAGTTTGGTCGTTACCGAGAGTTTTGGCAATCAAACTTCGAAATCATCGGCAGCAGCAAACCCGAGGCAGACATTGAAGTTCTCGCTCTCACCAACCATCTTATGCAAAAGCTTGGACTTCGCAACTACCGGTTCAAAATAGGCCATGTAGGCATCTTGCGGGGAGTGTTGTTCGAGGAAGGTGTAAAAGACGAAGAGCAAAACATTGTGATGCAGCTTTTAGACACTAAAAGATGGGATGAAGCACTTGGAACTGCGAGAGGATTTGGCGTTTCAGAGAAGGGTATAATGGCTCTGAAAGAAATCTTTGAAGCTAAAGGAAAAGACGGTTCCAGAGTCTTAACGCAGGTCAAGAAGAAGCTAAAGGAATATGCAAGCTCGGTTGCTGCAGTAGAAAACCTACAGCAAATCATTGGGCTCTGCAAAGAAGGTGGAATAAAATTCGACATGTCAATTGAAGCGAGATTTGCACGCGGTCTAGAATATTATACGGGGATGATTTTTGAACCGCTTGTTCCTGAAATGGAGATTTCATTAGGCGGCGGTGGACGATACGACAAACTCGTTGAAATGTTCGGAGGAGAATCGACACCAGCAGTGGGAGTGGCTCATGGGCTAGACCGTATCGCCTTGGCAATAGACAAGCAAAACGTCGCACCAGAATCCTCTAAAAAAATTGTGGCTGTAATTCCTATAGGTGAAAAAACGGTTCCAAAAGCAATGGAATTAGCGTTGCGGCTAAGGAAAAAAGGAGTTGCTGCAGAGTTGGAGGTTATGCGGCGCTCAATTTCTCGGGCTTTGCAGGACGCTGACAGGAGAAAAGTGGCGCATGCGGTTATTCTTGGTCCAAAGGAGCTTAAAGAAAGAAAAGTAATGTTGCGAGACATGAAAAACCGTCAGCAACACCTAGTCGACATTGAAGATGTGTTTAAACTACTTTAA
- a CDS encoding phosphoribosyltransferase family protein, translating to MSTHAEDLKLRLMTIELLRTAKRQYTYRELSAKTDLPVTVLSRYAKGHVLPNVMRARQLWKTLKKLVGLEVELRRKIHFNSDGYFDNTEIVSDYNILRQAAHHALANFAGKRVTKVLTAAVDGIPLATMVSNQLGINLVVAKWNKEVGVPAFLEETYVLRDSGVTMTLYVPKNAIKRRDSVLVVDDMIKTGETQNALINLVRKAKAELSGIFTLIAIGEDWKKNLNLPKGCPVEVVTKANPPTKRS from the coding sequence ATGAGCACACACGCAGAAGACTTGAAGCTACGCCTTATGACGATTGAGTTACTTCGAACAGCGAAGCGTCAATACACTTACAGAGAACTATCAGCTAAAACAGATTTACCAGTCACAGTTTTGAGCCGATACGCAAAGGGTCACGTCTTGCCAAATGTTATGAGAGCCCGTCAGCTCTGGAAAACCTTAAAGAAATTGGTGGGTTTAGAGGTTGAACTGCGCAGAAAAATACATTTTAACAGTGACGGATACTTTGACAACACAGAAATTGTAAGTGATTATAACATTTTGCGGCAAGCCGCTCACCACGCCCTTGCCAACTTCGCTGGGAAACGTGTAACTAAAGTCTTAACAGCGGCGGTAGACGGTATTCCACTTGCAACTATGGTGTCTAACCAATTAGGCATCAACCTTGTTGTCGCCAAGTGGAACAAAGAAGTTGGAGTACCGGCTTTCCTTGAAGAAACATACGTGTTGAGAGACTCTGGTGTGACTATGACGCTGTATGTTCCAAAGAACGCAATCAAACGAAGAGACAGTGTGCTTGTGGTAGATGATATGATAAAAACCGGCGAAACCCAAAACGCGCTGATCAATCTTGTCCGCAAAGCCAAAGCTGAGCTTTCAGGGATTTTCACGTTAATAGCCATTGGAGAAGACTGGAAAAAAAACCTGAACCTCCCTAAAGGCTGCCCAGTGGAGGTTGTTACAAAAGCGAACCCTCCCACTAAACGCAGCTAA
- the prf1 gene encoding peptide chain release factor aRF-1, with product MSKSSRKRTSLERFRLKKALDTLTRKEGRGTELVSLYVPPGKQISEVLNTLRQEYGTAANIKSDTTRSNVQDAITKVQQRLKLFKKVPENGLVIFSGTIPRNGPGSERNETYVLTPPEPISINLYRCDSRFHTEYLQEMLKEKETYGILLVDSSAATFAVLQGRRLNIVKEITSGVPGKMRAGGQSARRFERQREAKILEFFTRVGSHATDIFLGIENLKGIIVAGPGPIKYDFQKGDYLHYQLKDKVLANIDTAYVSEQGVKEVVEKAPEIMRRVRYVEERKLMQDFLYEVGHDTDLATYGEDEVRRTLKMGAVRTLLLSDALDIVRVTVKCTACNYSKKETMKSREGEGFRQSLTGQPCPKCKSPSLVADEVEDIVEELAELADQANANVEIVSMDTEEGQMLKNAFGGIAAILRFKL from the coding sequence TTGAGCAAATCTAGCAGAAAACGAACTTCACTCGAGCGGTTTCGCCTCAAAAAAGCATTGGACACACTGACTCGCAAAGAAGGACGTGGAACAGAGCTTGTTAGCCTATACGTTCCTCCAGGAAAGCAAATCAGCGAAGTTCTTAACACACTTAGGCAAGAATACGGCACCGCTGCAAACATAAAATCCGACACAACGAGAAGCAACGTTCAAGATGCTATCACAAAGGTTCAGCAGCGGTTAAAGCTGTTTAAGAAAGTGCCTGAGAATGGTTTGGTAATTTTCAGCGGCACCATACCGCGGAATGGTCCAGGCAGCGAAAGAAACGAAACCTACGTCTTGACACCGCCAGAACCCATTAGCATAAACCTATACCGCTGTGACTCAAGGTTTCACACTGAATACTTGCAGGAAATGTTGAAAGAGAAGGAAACTTATGGAATCCTACTAGTGGATTCGAGTGCAGCTACTTTTGCGGTTTTGCAGGGTAGACGCTTGAACATTGTGAAAGAAATTACTTCTGGCGTTCCAGGTAAGATGCGGGCGGGTGGACAATCGGCGAGGCGTTTTGAGCGTCAGAGAGAGGCTAAGATATTGGAGTTTTTTACCCGTGTCGGTAGTCATGCTACGGATATTTTTCTTGGAATAGAAAATTTGAAGGGGATTATTGTTGCGGGTCCTGGTCCGATAAAGTATGATTTTCAGAAGGGTGATTATCTGCATTATCAGTTGAAGGATAAGGTTCTTGCTAACATAGATACTGCTTATGTGAGTGAGCAGGGGGTGAAGGAGGTTGTAGAGAAGGCGCCTGAGATTATGCGGCGGGTTCGTTATGTGGAGGAGAGGAAGCTTATGCAGGATTTTCTCTACGAGGTTGGACATGACACTGACTTGGCTACTTATGGCGAAGATGAAGTTAGGCGTACTTTGAAGATGGGGGCGGTGAGGACTTTGCTGTTGTCGGATGCTTTGGATATTGTTAGGGTGACGGTGAAATGCACAGCTTGCAACTACAGCAAGAAGGAGACGATGAAAAGCAGGGAGGGGGAAGGTTTTCGGCAAAGTCTTACTGGTCAGCCGTGTCCAAAGTGTAAGTCGCCGTCTCTTGTTGCGGATGAGGTGGAAGACATTGTTGAAGAACTGGCGGAGCTGGCTGATCAGGCAAATGCAAATGTAGAGATAGTTTCGATGGATACTGAGGAGGGACAGATGTTGAAAAACGCGTTTGGCGGAATCGCAGCTATACTTCGCTTTAAGCTCTAA
- the mtnA gene encoding S-methyl-5-thioribose-1-phosphate isomerase, protein MRTIEWKDGTVTTIDQTKLPNQTVLLKMTSCDEIAEAIKTMQIRGAPLLGAAAAYGLALTAYHSKAKDKRQLIEELTASAQILKKTRPTAVNLFGAIDRMMKKAGKMDGDAMAVVKAVVEEAKRIANEDVDVNRKIGEYGSTLIDSGDTVLTHCNAGSLATVDYGTALGVIRTAWKKGKGIKIIATETRPLLQGARLTAYELFRDGIPVTLITDSMVGYVMSKGFVNKVVVGADRIVKDAVVNKIGTYMIAVLAHEHKVPFYVAAPNTTFDMEQSAKDVVVEERSIEEVVKFGGVQVAPKGVSAFNPAFDITPLKYVTAIIYEKGIISPANFQKISTV, encoded by the coding sequence ATGCGAACAATTGAATGGAAAGACGGCACAGTAACTACAATTGACCAGACCAAACTGCCTAATCAAACAGTGCTTTTGAAAATGACAAGCTGTGATGAAATTGCAGAAGCTATCAAAACTATGCAGATTCGTGGCGCACCACTTTTAGGAGCAGCGGCAGCTTATGGTCTCGCGTTGACAGCATATCATTCAAAGGCTAAAGATAAGAGACAGCTTATAGAGGAGCTTACTGCTTCTGCACAGATTTTAAAGAAAACTCGACCAACTGCAGTGAACCTGTTTGGGGCTATAGACAGGATGATGAAGAAAGCTGGAAAAATGGATGGAGATGCAATGGCTGTTGTGAAAGCCGTAGTTGAAGAAGCAAAAAGAATAGCGAATGAAGATGTTGATGTAAACCGCAAAATTGGAGAATACGGCTCTACACTCATAGACAGCGGAGACACCGTGTTAACGCACTGTAATGCAGGCAGCTTGGCAACAGTAGATTATGGCACTGCGCTAGGAGTAATAAGAACTGCTTGGAAAAAGGGCAAGGGCATCAAAATTATTGCAACGGAAACTCGTCCTTTGCTTCAAGGTGCACGGTTAACTGCTTACGAGTTGTTTCGCGATGGTATTCCGGTTACTTTAATTACGGACAGTATGGTGGGCTATGTCATGTCTAAAGGATTTGTTAATAAAGTGGTGGTGGGAGCAGATAGAATAGTAAAGGATGCGGTAGTTAACAAAATCGGCACCTACATGATAGCCGTGTTGGCTCATGAGCATAAGGTTCCTTTCTATGTTGCTGCTCCAAACACAACGTTCGATATGGAACAATCAGCAAAAGACGTGGTTGTCGAAGAGCGGAGTATAGAAGAAGTTGTTAAATTTGGCGGTGTGCAAGTTGCTCCGAAAGGAGTGTCTGCCTTTAATCCAGCTTTCGACATTACACCTTTAAAATACGTTACTGCAATAATCTATGAAAAAGGCATCATTTCCCCAGCAAATTTCCAAAAAATTTCAACTGTTTGA
- a CDS encoding sulfite exporter TauE/SafE family protein: MNRKTLLLTAVLLIIGVSFAIGVYSYTEAAKSSWLKLDAYMTYEQLFIWTGHNETEYMTWNITKLGDNFAELHLISNGVNVTEGNVALTTGEINWTINTVTREIVNSSDTEYIGEKWPLWIETNVTTGSTIDIFYGINDINRSEQIYVFEQQRDCWVVEYNWATSNMERWYDKSSGICLKIHVVLYYPGTTIEITETAVSTNVDLYAYMTVYEVIFLPVLALFVGIIAAMLGIGGGVFIVPALQLLPLSIEFSPQIAAGTSLAMIVFKALSSTSSYVRQERIDYKVGLFLATVTVPGAFLGAYLTAIIAKELLILIFALFILYVASRMIFSYSLSNFKLLKSRKTGWTRRLVDSEGKVFDYIADMKIGLPLSFFAGVSSGLLGIGGGALLVPILHFALSFPMHLAVATSVFIMIFTSLSGVVTHLSLGNVQFGYALLLGVGVIFGAQMGAYVSRRVSSKNLQRIFGLVLVFVSLRMILKFLGWA, translated from the coding sequence ATGAATAGGAAGACATTGCTGTTAACTGCTGTGCTGCTAATCATTGGCGTGTCATTTGCTATTGGAGTCTATTCGTATACAGAAGCAGCTAAATCGTCTTGGCTAAAATTGGACGCATACATGACTTACGAGCAGCTTTTCATATGGACTGGACATAATGAAACGGAGTACATGACATGGAACATAACCAAGCTTGGAGACAACTTTGCTGAATTGCACTTGATCTCTAATGGAGTAAATGTAACTGAAGGAAATGTAGCACTGACCACTGGTGAAATTAATTGGACGATAAATACAGTTACCCGTGAAATAGTTAATTCTTCAGATACAGAATATATTGGAGAAAAATGGCCACTTTGGATAGAAACAAACGTCACAACAGGGTCTACTATAGACATATTCTATGGAATCAACGATATCAATAGGAGCGAGCAAATTTATGTCTTCGAGCAGCAAAGAGATTGTTGGGTGGTCGAATACAACTGGGCCACGTCCAATATGGAGCGCTGGTATGACAAATCCTCCGGGATATGCCTCAAGATTCATGTGGTTTTGTATTATCCTGGCACTACAATAGAAATTACAGAAACTGCAGTGTCGACTAATGTTGATTTGTATGCATACATGACGGTATATGAAGTAATCTTTCTTCCCGTTCTAGCCCTTTTCGTTGGCATTATTGCGGCTATGCTGGGCATCGGAGGCGGAGTTTTCATAGTACCTGCCTTACAACTGCTACCCCTAAGCATCGAATTTTCTCCGCAGATAGCTGCTGGAACAAGTCTCGCTATGATTGTGTTTAAAGCTTTGTCATCTACGAGTAGTTATGTAAGACAAGAAAGAATAGACTATAAAGTAGGTTTATTCTTAGCCACAGTTACAGTGCCAGGCGCTTTCTTAGGAGCATATTTGACGGCTATTATTGCTAAAGAACTGTTGATATTAATTTTCGCCTTGTTTATACTCTACGTTGCTTCTCGAATGATTTTTTCATACAGTTTGAGCAACTTCAAGCTGTTAAAAAGCCGTAAAACAGGCTGGACTCGGCGGCTTGTAGACTCTGAGGGCAAAGTCTTTGACTATATTGCAGATATGAAAATTGGCTTGCCCTTGAGCTTCTTTGCTGGTGTTTCTTCAGGCCTATTAGGTATCGGCGGTGGTGCTTTGCTGGTTCCAATTCTACATTTTGCTCTCTCTTTTCCTATGCATCTGGCGGTTGCTACTTCGGTTTTTATTATGATTTTTACGTCGCTTTCTGGGGTCGTGACTCATTTATCTCTTGGGAACGTTCAGTTTGGTTATGCGCTTCTTCTCGGTGTTGGCGTTATTTTTGGAGCACAGATGGGTGCATATGTTTCTAGGCGTGTTTCGAGTAAGAATCTGCAGAGAATTTTCGGCTTGGTTTTGGTGTTTGTTAGTCTGCGGATGATTCTAAAGTTTCTAGGCTGGGCATGA
- the leuS gene encoding leucine--tRNA ligase — protein MELLHQIEAKWQKAWEKTKVFEANPDPKRKKCFVTFPYSYANGPVHVGHAFTATRVDAYARFKRMQGYNVLFPWAWHWTGTTVAGASERVKMGDAKFVKVLREIDGVSEEDLKKFVDPVYMASYYTRENRNTVRRAGFSIDWRREFQTTSPQFSKFIEWQYKRLREKGYVVKGTHPVVWCPHCESPTGDHDRQEGEGVAPEEYTLMKFKYGDAYLPAATFRPETIYGVTNIWLNPEADYVEAEVNEEKWIISETAANKLKAQKRKVSIIRRFKGKRLIGKNVTSPIIEKQLPILPALFVNAEHATGVVYSVPAHAPVDWLALKDLQQNPISLKELGIEPATVKDIQPISMIHVEGFGEYPAVEVVDQLGVKDQCDPKAEEATKWLYKKEFHGGVLKRICGEYAGKTVREVKEVLINDLKEKNVADTMYDLTQPVICRCLTPCIVKILEGQWFLKYSDPEWKNKTKEALNRTTIYPETAIPWFLSTIDWLNDWPCARKSGLGTPLPWNKEWIIETLSDSTIYMAFYTINKQIKQHSIAPEQLTSEVFNYVFYGKGNLDAVANKLKLGNQILQQMRNEFLYWYPVDMRNSGKELIPNHLTFFLFQHTALFPPEHWPQMIGANGMLMIGGKPMSKSKGNFVTFRSVIEQFGADPSRCASLLGAEGIDDPDWKSENIRDVKNKLESFYRLAETIVTEAKDEKTGRLEDWLFSVLQQKIETVTESIEMLKTRTAAENAFFEIWNDFRWYARRKGNMKAKALLKALNIWVRLLAPFTPHICEEIWNKMDGENFVSLAEWPKYDKSKVNPTAEKSETLIKSTLDDTLSIVRATKIFPKKICYYTAARWKWEVYKGALVMSLEKESIIQSDLMMELMKNEEMKKMAKEIAKFASQIVDEINRTGGNRKEKLLLVGTLDEAAVLIEAVDFLKRELNAEVQVYVEDDKQRYDPKKRAQLAKPYRPAIYVE, from the coding sequence ATGGAACTTCTACACCAAATCGAAGCCAAATGGCAGAAAGCTTGGGAAAAAACAAAAGTTTTCGAAGCAAACCCAGACCCCAAGCGAAAAAAGTGCTTCGTCACCTTCCCATACTCATACGCAAACGGACCAGTCCACGTTGGACACGCCTTTACGGCGACACGAGTCGACGCTTACGCACGATTCAAGCGTATGCAAGGCTACAACGTTTTGTTTCCGTGGGCGTGGCACTGGACTGGAACAACCGTGGCAGGCGCAAGCGAACGCGTGAAAATGGGAGATGCAAAGTTTGTCAAAGTATTACGGGAAATCGATGGCGTGTCAGAAGAAGATTTGAAAAAGTTCGTTGACCCTGTTTATATGGCTTCGTATTACACTAGGGAAAACAGAAACACAGTTCGTCGTGCTGGGTTTTCTATTGACTGGCGAAGAGAATTCCAAACAACTTCGCCCCAATTCAGTAAGTTTATCGAGTGGCAATACAAAAGACTGCGTGAAAAAGGCTACGTCGTCAAGGGAACCCATCCAGTAGTCTGGTGTCCCCACTGCGAAAGTCCAACTGGTGACCATGACCGCCAAGAAGGTGAAGGTGTCGCGCCAGAAGAATACACGCTGATGAAGTTCAAATACGGAGACGCTTACTTGCCAGCTGCCACTTTTAGACCAGAAACAATCTATGGCGTAACAAACATTTGGCTAAACCCAGAAGCAGACTATGTAGAGGCAGAGGTAAATGAAGAAAAATGGATAATCAGCGAAACAGCTGCAAACAAGCTAAAAGCACAAAAACGAAAAGTTTCCATAATCCGCCGCTTTAAAGGAAAGAGGCTCATAGGGAAAAACGTTACAAGCCCCATTATCGAAAAGCAACTACCCATTCTGCCAGCGTTGTTTGTCAACGCAGAACACGCAACTGGGGTGGTGTACAGTGTTCCAGCCCACGCGCCAGTTGATTGGCTAGCGTTAAAAGATTTGCAGCAAAACCCTATTTCCTTAAAAGAGTTGGGCATCGAGCCAGCCACAGTGAAAGACATTCAACCAATCTCCATGATTCACGTCGAAGGATTCGGCGAATATCCCGCTGTGGAAGTGGTTGACCAACTGGGTGTAAAAGACCAATGCGACCCTAAAGCAGAAGAAGCTACAAAATGGCTGTACAAGAAAGAGTTCCACGGCGGAGTCTTAAAGAGAATCTGTGGCGAATACGCTGGGAAAACAGTTCGAGAAGTCAAAGAGGTGCTTATCAACGATCTAAAGGAGAAAAACGTTGCTGATACAATGTACGACTTGACGCAACCTGTCATTTGCAGATGCCTAACGCCATGCATCGTCAAGATATTGGAGGGACAATGGTTCTTAAAGTACAGTGACCCGGAATGGAAGAACAAAACCAAAGAAGCCCTAAATCGCACAACAATATACCCTGAAACTGCTATACCATGGTTTCTCAGCACCATAGACTGGCTAAACGATTGGCCATGTGCCCGTAAGAGCGGCTTAGGCACACCGCTGCCTTGGAACAAGGAGTGGATTATAGAAACCCTAAGTGACTCCACTATTTACATGGCCTTTTACACAATCAACAAACAAATCAAACAGCACAGCATAGCGCCCGAACAGCTGACATCTGAAGTCTTTAATTACGTCTTTTATGGAAAAGGCAATTTAGACGCAGTAGCCAATAAGTTAAAACTGGGCAATCAAATCTTACAGCAGATGCGGAACGAATTCTTATATTGGTATCCAGTGGATATGCGAAACTCCGGAAAAGAACTGATACCAAACCACCTCACCTTCTTTCTATTCCAACACACAGCTCTCTTCCCACCTGAACACTGGCCACAAATGATAGGAGCTAATGGTATGCTAATGATTGGAGGAAAACCAATGTCAAAGTCGAAAGGCAACTTTGTCACCTTCCGAAGTGTCATTGAGCAGTTTGGTGCCGACCCTTCTCGTTGCGCGTCGCTGCTGGGTGCCGAAGGTATAGATGACCCTGACTGGAAAAGCGAAAACATTCGAGACGTTAAAAACAAGCTTGAATCTTTCTACAGATTGGCAGAAACTATTGTTACAGAAGCAAAAGACGAAAAAACAGGACGGTTGGAAGATTGGCTGTTCAGCGTGCTACAGCAAAAAATAGAGACGGTTACCGAAAGCATTGAGATGCTGAAAACTCGAACTGCAGCAGAAAATGCCTTCTTTGAAATCTGGAACGACTTCCGATGGTATGCTAGAAGAAAAGGCAACATGAAAGCCAAAGCCTTACTGAAAGCCTTGAACATCTGGGTGCGATTGCTAGCACCTTTCACACCGCATATTTGCGAAGAAATCTGGAACAAAATGGACGGAGAAAACTTTGTCTCCCTTGCTGAATGGCCAAAATACGACAAAAGCAAAGTCAACCCGACTGCAGAAAAAAGTGAGACTTTAATCAAATCAACATTAGACGACACCCTAAGCATAGTTCGAGCAACAAAGATATTTCCAAAGAAAATATGCTATTACACGGCGGCGAGATGGAAATGGGAAGTATACAAAGGAGCACTAGTAATGTCTCTGGAAAAAGAGAGTATTATCCAAAGCGATTTGATGATGGAACTGATGAAAAACGAAGAAATGAAGAAGATGGCAAAGGAAATTGCCAAATTCGCCTCCCAAATTGTTGACGAAATTAACAGAACAGGGGGAAATAGAAAAGAAAAACTGCTGTTAGTTGGAACACTAGACGAGGCCGCTGTGTTAATTGAGGCGGTAGATTTTCTAAAGCGGGAGTTAAATGCAGAAGTCCAAGTTTACGTAGAAGACGATAAGCAGCGATATGACCCTAAAAAACGCGCTCAACTAGCAAAACCCTACAGACCAGCAATATATGTGGAATAA
- a CDS encoding CPBP family glutamic-type intramembrane protease, whose amino-acid sequence MNSNLSETLQRFLFAIVLVISFFIVFTYLLSMGLGILVFFSTAEGLKFSQDTIPLHPLFIIDVTIPVNVGLYFIFLWWVFALCFAAAWKYRKSLSRARESFSSAAKQSPFSNNLLAMPLITSMLLVATIVLNHLQTQGGIPTGSIPISDPFLGFLIVSRAPLVEEIIFRIIPIGTFLVTYIFLAGKRTRPDFSWSQRLKTSILSVLQPEKAKETVDLKTIGKGGLFGGVIWAEWVMVFLTASLFGIAHYFGGWEPGKISQAAMSGAVFALAYLYYGVQAPILLHWYFNYYFTVFDLSSSYYSAEVDFAYFLAVSTNLFLGILMWIAVMIFSIITIFKVLRRKPKPIPVPEPPSFASL is encoded by the coding sequence ATGAACTCGAATTTATCCGAAACATTGCAAAGATTTCTTTTCGCCATCGTTTTAGTAATCAGTTTCTTCATTGTCTTCACGTATCTGCTTTCGATGGGTTTGGGAATTTTAGTTTTTTTCTCCACAGCAGAAGGTCTAAAATTCAGCCAAGACACAATACCTCTCCATCCACTGTTCATTATAGATGTAACGATACCCGTAAACGTTGGATTGTACTTCATATTTCTCTGGTGGGTTTTTGCACTTTGTTTTGCTGCTGCTTGGAAATACAGAAAAAGCCTTTCCAGAGCCCGAGAATCCTTTTCCAGTGCCGCTAAACAAAGTCCTTTCAGCAACAACTTGCTCGCCATGCCGCTAATAACATCTATGTTGCTAGTAGCTACAATAGTATTGAATCACTTACAAACGCAAGGTGGGATTCCCACGGGTTCTATACCTATAAGTGACCCGTTTCTGGGCTTCCTCATAGTTTCACGGGCTCCACTAGTTGAAGAGATAATTTTTCGCATAATTCCAATAGGAACCTTTTTGGTAACTTACATTTTTCTTGCTGGAAAAAGGACGAGGCCTGATTTTTCTTGGAGTCAACGGTTGAAGACTAGCATTTTGTCTGTTTTGCAGCCTGAGAAGGCGAAGGAAACTGTTGACTTGAAAACCATCGGCAAGGGTGGTTTGTTTGGAGGGGTGATTTGGGCTGAATGGGTAATGGTGTTTCTAACGGCTTCTCTTTTCGGTATCGCCCATTATTTTGGCGGTTGGGAGCCGGGGAAAATCTCTCAAGCGGCTATGAGCGGCGCTGTTTTTGCTTTAGCATATCTTTATTATGGAGTTCAAGCGCCGATTTTGCTTCACTGGTATTTTAACTATTACTTTACCGTTTTTGACTTGTCATCAAGTTACTATTCTGCCGAAGTAGACTTTGCTTATTTCTTAGCTGTTTCAACAAATCTTTTCCTAGGAATACTAATGTGGATAGCAGTAATGATTTTTAGCATAATAACCATTTTCAAAGTGTTGAGAAGGAAGCCTAAACCTATACCTGTTCCTGAACCGCCGTCCTTTGCAAGCCTCTAG